In Nitrospirota bacterium, the genomic stretch CGCTATAACGCAATGAACGCAACAAACGCAATTAACGTTTTTTATTACTTTTTTTTATGAAAACTGATATTTCAAGACCTGACCCCAAGCCTGTAACAGTCAATTCATTTTCTCATTACTCTGCAAACTATGGACAAACAAGAATTACTGAAAAAAGGCTCTAAGGCGGCCTATTACACTTTTATTTTTAAAATTGGTTCGCAATTTGCCTCTTTGGTTATTACTATCCTCTTGGTGAGGTTTCTTTCGGAACATGATTATGGCGTATATAATCTCCTCTATTCTACTATTGGAATCATCGGTATTGTCGCTTCTTTTGGATTAAGTAATACCCTCCAGAGGTTTATTCCAGAATATTACCAGAAAGGTGAGTTTATGCTGGCGCATCGCCTTTATGAGACATCATCTTTTATCAGATTAGTGTCAAATATCCTAATAATTGCCTTGCTAATTCTTTTCTGGGATTTATTTGCAGTCTATTTGAAAATAGAGGATTACAAAAATTACTTCCTTTTATTTTCATTCATTCTTGTTTTATATATGCAATGGGGGCTCGTTGATGTTTGTCTCAGCAGTTATTTCCTGCACAAATATACTCAAGGGATGATGTTCGTTTTGATGATAATTAAATTGATAGGATACTTGATCGCTTTCTATCTTGGTATAAATCTTAGTAGTATACTTTTGGTAGATCTTTTAGGCTACGTAATATTATTCATAACCCTACAGCTAATATATACCAAAAAGATACCCAAAAACGAAGGTCAGGTTGAAAGATTCACTCCTGACGAAAAGAAAAGGGTGCAGAAATATGCACTTTATTATAATTTCAATGACATTGGTGTCCAGTTTTTAGATCTGAATATTGACAATTTTACGCTCGCTTATTTCCTGAATCCAGTTGCAGTAGGCGCATATGCATTTTGTAATAGAATCGCAAAAACCATTAACAGATTCCTTCCAACTACTTACCTGATAGAGGTTATAAGACCTCTCTTATTTTCTGCCTATTCAACTCGAAAAGACTCAGTAACTCCTTTCTATCAATTCATGATAAAAATTATATATCTATTTTATGTTCCAATATTTGTATTCTTTTTAGTTTTTAGCAAAGATATAATTACAGTTGTTTTTGGCGGAAAATATTTAGAATACTCTTATGTTTTAGTTTCGGTCATATTTTTCCAGATGATTTCCGCTTTTCAAATACCATTAGGTCTGATTGCACAGCTTCAGGAAAAAGTTGAGATCATTTTATTCAGCAAAATATTCGGAATTTATAACTTAATTGCAGACATCATTATGATAAAGTGGTGGGGAATTATGGGAGCAGTTGTTGCCACAGGAAGCGCGGTTTTTTTAAGAAATATATTTATATGGTGGTTTACAAGAAACACTACAACATTTAAAGGACTTAGGCAATACTTTATTAGAGCGGGCATTTATGCTGTCACACTTTATGCAATATTTATGATATCTAAATCATTTATAAACTCTGTATTTTTTTCTTTAATTATTGGACTAGTATTTATGATATTGTCTTTTATTATTTATACGAGAGTTACGGTGTTCTCTGCGCAGGAAAGATCTTGGCTTGCTAACGCTAGTCATGGGAAATATCAAATGAAGATTTTACAATGGCTTGGTATAATTGCTGCGTGATACATATATTGTGGTATATAAAACCTCTTGATGTTACTTCAAAATAATAATTTGTCCGAGACTGCATATAAGTGCGATCTATGTCTAAATGAGAGATATGCTGTTTGTAAGACTTATTCGAAGCTACTTGGGATAGATAAAACAAAATTTAGAGTGGTGAGATGCAGAAAATGCAGCCTGAAGAGTCTTTATCCACTTCCAACAGAAAAAGACCTTGCTATTATTTATGACAATTATGCGGATAAGGGTTCTCGTGCTAGGGTTGAAGAAATTCGTAAACAGTTTGTTTATCCACGAAAAATTGAATTGCTTAAGAAGCACACAAAAGGTAAAAGATTGTTGGATATAGGAGCTGGATTGGGAACTTTCGTACATATGGCACAACAGCAAGGTTTTCACGCCGTTGGGATTGAATATGAAATAAAGCAATGTGAAATTGCAAAATCAAAATATGGAATCGAATTAGTTAACGGGACTTTTGAAGAAATTAGTTCACAGTATCAAAATGAAATATTTGATATTATTCATATGCACCACGTTCTTGAACATCTAATTTCTCCCAGAATAGTTTTACAGAAAATTTATCATTTGCTTGCAAATAATGGAATATTATTAATTGAAGTCCCTAATCAATTTGATAATATATTTTTTAAATATAAGTATTTAAGAGGGGGAAAATACCCCAAATATGATAACCCGCTCCATCATTGTTATTTTTTCACTCCAAAAACACTTAGAGCATATATGATTAAGACTGGATTTATTATCGTTACATTAAATCAGTATATTAAAGAAAATGAAAAAAACAAATGTAAACATTTAATAAAGTTTCTATTTGACAGAGTTGGCTTTGGAGTGAGCTCTTTTATAGAAATATTAGCAATAAAACGTACTAGAACCTAATGGAATTGACTGACAACGTAGCTTTTATTAAACATGGTGATCCTGTTGGTGAATTTCTACAACTGCGAGGTGATAAGTCTCTTAACCTCGATACTAACTATATGGAACAGATATTGGAGGTAGTTGGAGATAGAAAGATTATGGTGATTGGAACAAACTATGTTAAGGAAAACAAATACTATAAAGATGATAAGATTGTGCTTTTCAGTTTTGCAAAACAGAAAAAGATTTTGGATTACCTACATCTATTCTATGACAGGAAAATATATGCCCTACTCGAAAAATTCAAGCCCCATTTGATTTTTCACCTCGGATCGATATGGAATATGAGTGCAGCGATACGATACTCTAAAAATAATAGTATTCCACTTGTTATTGCCTTTGCAGGACAACTCCGAAAAAAAAATATATTTGCTCAAACGTTACAGAATCTTTTAATAGGCAATATGCTGATTCATTTAAAAAGTCTGCAAATGATTTTGGTGAGAAATGCAGATAACAAGCGTATTCTTAACACTATAGGTATACCCAAAGAAAAAATAACCATTTATTACCCTAAATACAGTAGCAATTTTTTTCAGAAAAGGGAGATTGAGGATTTCCTTAACGATTCCAGGAAGACGAGAATATTGTATGTTGGAAGGCTTGAGATATCAAAAGGTACTAATTTAATCATCGAGGCAATTATAAATATATTTTCAAAGTTTCACGATATTGAGATTATTTTTATCGGGGATGGAACACAATACAAACGACTCTGTGATATGTCAAACAATATAAATGATAAATATAGAGAACAACATAATGTTATGAGAGTGTTGGGTAGCAGGCCGTTTGAGACTCTCTATTCATATTACACAAACGTTGACATTACAGTTTTGCCTTCTTATGGAGAAGGCATGCCCAAGACAGTTATAGAGTCTTTATTAAGTGGTACACCAGTAATTGCTTCAGATTTACCGGGAATTCGAGAAATAGTAAAAGATGGTGAAACAGGATATATATTTGAGGCAGGCAATATAAAACAATTTACCCAATGCATTGAGCGCTGTATTTCCAATCCTGAAATACTTTCTCTTTTTAGGACAAATATAGAAAAAGATAAAGATCGTATTAGAAATCTCGGTCAGGATTATAAAGAAGTAATTAAGCAATTCCTAAATTAATACTCAATCACCGATGATAAACCAAGAAAAAATATGGACAGAAAGTTGGGAGAAGCAAAAAGAAGACATAGATCGTTTCATAGAAGATTGCAATGAAAGAGTAGACATCCTTGCAAAATACATTAAAAAGGGTGATAAGATTCTTGATGCAGGCTGTGGACTTGGACAGGTAGTGTTTAATCTATTGAATAGAGGATATGATGCTTATGGTATTGACTTCAGCGCAGAAACAATAAAAATAGCAAAGGAATATCATCAACAAAAATATCAGGAAACCAAAGAAAGATTCTTTGTGAGCGATATAAGAGAGTTAAATTTCCCAGCTAATAGTTTTGATGTATATGTATCATATGGTGTCATAGAGCATTTCAAGAAAACAGAGCATGAAAAAATTATCAAGGAGGCTAAAAGAGTTCTAAAAAATAATGGATTAATCTTCTTATATTATCCGAATATAAAGTCAGTCTTTGGTATACAATCAGCATTATTATCGATTTTAGGAGTTCGTTATATATGGCAAATACCTTTATCAATAAAATATGTTATTAATTTGCTTCATAAGAGTAATTTTAAAATAATAGACAATTTTACTTATAAATTCACAAATAGTTTGATTAGAGGATTCTGTCTAAATAAAAGAACTTTCAAGAATTTTATTCCAAATCCATTTTATTTAATAAGGAAACCTATTTTAACGTTTGGATATCGGAATGAAACTAAATATAATCGCTTTGGTGAAATAAACATAATAATAGCAAAAAATGAGAAATGAAGATATTTTTTGATAAAATAAAGAAGGATTTGTATCGTTGGGATAAAAAAACAGATTTATTCACATTTATAAAACGTTTTATGGCATCACCTGGATATAATTATTTAGTATGGTTTAGGTCTTGTCAATACTTAAATGCCAGTAATAGAAAAGTGTTAAGCTTTCTTGTAAAATGAATATTAAAACGGCAGAGCATCAAATACGGCATCAATATATCGTATTCAGCTCATATAGGAGATGGTCTGTTAATTGCACATTGGGGAAATATTGTGATTTCTGGTGGTGCTGTAATAGGTGCCAATTGCAATATCTATCAAGGCGTTACTATTGGTCAAAAGTTGAGAGGAGAAAGAAAAGGCTATCCAATTATAGGCAATGAGGTATTTATTTCTCCAGGCGCTAAAATTATTGGAAAAGTGAAAATCGGTAATAATGTTGTTATTGGGGCTAATGCAGTAGTTGATAAAGATGTAGAAGATAATGCTGTTGTGGGTGGGGTTCCAGCTAAAATATTATCTTATCAAGGTAGTGAGGGTTATATCGAGAATATAATTGAAGTTCATTAATATTATATAAAACATGCTTACGAAATAATGTATAAATTGACCATCCTCTGGCCAGGATTTAGTCTTTTCAATGAACCACAGGTTCTGTTTTTTCAAACCCTTCTTAATGAATTTGATACAGAAGTATATTTTATTTCAGATATCTGTTACTCAGACGAACTAAAAAATGATTCTAAATATTATAAAGAATTCTTAAACAATAGAAGAGTTCATTATTTAAAGTTTCCCCATTTTAGATTAAGAGGATTAAGTCTTTTTCAAATAGCAAAATTAACCTTTGTAATTTTTAAGATACTAACAAGTAGAAAAACAGATGCAGTATTAAGTTCTACGCAGTTTACTGTTCACTCGAAAATTGCTTTTCTGTTGTCAAAACTTATTAGCACAAAATTCTTTATTTATACTGAAGTATGGCAATTTGAAAAAGAAAGTAATGTTTTATTGTCGTTTTATCATAAATTAAGCCATTTTGTTGTTAAGCATGCTGACTGTGTATTTGTACAAGGTAAGTTTAAAAAAAATGTTTATGTAGAAAAAGGTGTGCCCCCAGATAAAATATTTATACTACCATTCTTAATTAATGATGTACCCCAAGATATTTCGGCTATCACATATATTAAACGAAATAAGATAAAGAAGTATCTATTTATTGGAAGATTAATACCAATAAAGGGTGTAGATATACTTATAAGGGCATTTGTAGCACTCTCAAGAAAGTACAACGATGTGTTGTTATATTTGGGTGGCGATGGAGAAGCAATGGAAAAACTTCAGCAGCTCTGTAGAGAACTTAATGCTTCTAATATCAAATTTCTAGGTTGGTTAGATAATAAATTGAAATATTCCTTGTTGCAGGAAGTAGATTATTTTGTTTTGCCTTCTCTGAAAATCAATAACCGAGTTGAGGGCTGGGGTTTAGTTTTACAGGAGGCAATTAGCGCTGGGCTTCCAGTAATAACAACTGATGCTGTAGGCTCTGCTTGGGATTTTGTACAAAATGGTGTTAACGGTTATATTGTAAAAAACAATGATGTGAATGCGCTATATGAAGCAATGGAAAAGCTATATAAGATGTCAGACGAGGAATATTTAGAAGCATCGAGAACATCGCGGAAAATATTTGAAGAATATAATTCGCCGGAAGTTTTGGTTAAAACTTTAAAGGAAGTTCTTCGTAAATGAAAATATGCATTATATGTGGTTATTACAATTATCGTGGCAATGAATCAAAATCTCAGGGTGGTGCTGAATATCAAGCATTTTTATTAGCAAGGGAACTCATACATAACAATAATCAAGTTTCATTTATTTCTATTGGTGATAGAGATGAAATCTTATTTGATGATAAGATTACAGTATATTATTTACGGAAGCGAAAATTATTTAGAAAATTTGGGCCATATTATATTCTCGATTATTTTAAAATTAAAAAGTTAATTATTAGTATTAACCCTGACGTAATTTACGTCCGCGGCGGTTCGGCAAATGTAGGTATTGCCTGCTGGATAGCGAGAAAACAACAAATAAAAGTCGTTTTCCATGTATCACATGATAGAGACGTTGAAAAATATCATATAAGTTGGAATCTAAATAAAATATTGTACAATATTGATGATTTGATGAGAATTTACGGTCTCAAGCGATCAACCATTATTTGTCAAACAAATTATCAACAGAGAAGAGTAAAACAAAATTTCAATAAAGATAGCATCTTAGTACGAAATTTTCATCCAATCCCTTCCCTTCCTCAAGAGATAATAAAAGAAAATATAGTATGCTGGATAGGGAATATAAAAGAAGCAAAAAATCCGCTTGCCTTTATTGAATTAGCAAACCAGTTAAGAGACCATGAGTATAAATTTGTTATGGCTGGTAGAAGACCGGAAGGCGGGCCTCTTGAGAAAGTTTTTACTGAATCAATAAAGCTTGCAAATGTTAAATATTTAGGTGAAATTTCCAACGACGATGTAAATCAACTGTTGCTCCGAAGCAAAATTCTTTGTTCAACAAGTTATTCAGAAGGATTCCCGAATGTTTTTATACAAGCATGGATTCATAAAGTTCCTGTTTTGTCATTATTTGTTGACCCTGATAATTTGTTAGAAACGAATAAGATTGGTTTTAAGTTAGGAAGCATAGAGAAAATGGCAGAAAAGATTAAAGAATTAATGGAAAATGATCATTTATTACAATTATACGCTAATAATGCCCACAAATTTGCAATCGCACATTTTGATATAGAAAAAAATGTGCAGAGAATCATAAGGCTTTTTCAAAATCATCTACTTAATAAATGTTAATTCGTACTATTTTCATATCTCTTAATCATGTTTTAAGGCTAATATACGGTGGTTTTTATTACATTTTTTTCAAACATCCTTATATCGGAGATATTTGGGATAAAAAATTAGATATAAACAAATCAGATCTTGTTTTAGAGATCGGTTCGGGGTGGAATCCATCTATTCGATCTGATGTTTTGGTTGAAAAGTATTTGTTTGATCAAAGTGAGCGAAGATATATTGCATATATTCCAAAGAATCGCCCCTTTGTTGTAGCTGATGGTTGCCATTTGCCATTTGTAAATAATGCATTTGATTATGTAATTTGCAGACATGTTATTGAACATTTGGAAGAACCGGAGGAATTGCTAAAGGAAATCAAAAGAGTTTCAAGAAAAGGCTACATTTCTGCACCATCTGGATATTGGGAGAGTATTTCTTCTGGAAAATATCATAAATGGTTTGTATTTACGCAAACAGATAAATTAATTTTAGAGCAAAAAATCGAAAGAGCAGATAGAAAATATAAAAAAAATACCACAAAAGAGAAAGTTGAGAAAGAAGCACACTATGAATTTAATTTTCAAAGACCATTAGAATGGGAAATAATTAAAAGAACCCCTATCGAGGAATTTGTATTTGCTGAATTAGATCAAGACTATGAGAAAAGTTTATTGATTGCCTCGCAAAAGCGGTATCCTATTTTGGTTAGATTGAAAATATTATTTAGAGAAGCAGTAAGGCAGCTATTTTTCAAAACTGCAAAAAGAGTTAATGTCTTCGATTTATTTGCATGTCCTGTCTGTAGGTCTAAACTTGTGAATCGTACAAACGAATTATTTTGTGACAATTGCAACCGACAATATCAGGTAATTAATCATATACCAATATTATTAGTTAAAACAAAAAATATTGATAAATCATTGAAATGCAAGCAATAACCGATTTTAAAAAAAATATTAAATCAGAAAAAATATATATAGTCACTGTTATATTAATAGCAATTTTTGCAGGTTTTACTATTCTTAATCAAAATCCATATCAATGGCTATTTATTGCTTTGATGCCTATAGCATATTTTCTTTTAAAGTTCAATGGCGTGGCTGTTTTCACAATTCTTATTTCAGTTTTTTTTGTAGATTGGTTTATTCAACTTCAATTAATTCCAGATCAGTTAGGATGGCTACCTGAAATTATTATTTTTATTTTAATAATTAAAGCCTTAATTTTAAAAAGAGCAACTGGTTTTGTAAGAACACCAATAGATATACCGATAGTAATATTTTTAGTTGTCGCTTTACTATCAATTATTGCAAATTCTGTCAACCCTATAAGGGCAATCCTTGCACTTCGTTTAGATATTAAGTTCATTTTAATGTTTTACTTGCTGGTTAATCTCAATATGTCAGAAGAGTTTTATAGAAAGATAATAAAGATATTTATTATTTTGTTGCTTATTCAGATTCCAACAGCTTTAATTAAGTATCAATTCTATGGGCAAGGAGAGCAGGCAATCGGAACATATGCTGCCTGGGGAGGTGGCTACTCTATTATTTTACCTATGGTTGCTATTAGTTTATTCGGCAGTATGTTCATACATAACAAGCCTCGTATTGTTTACATTTTAGTAATATGTGGATTCATCATATTTTCTATAATTGGCGGAAAGAAAGGACTGATTTATCTCGGTCCGCTTCTCTTAGGATATATTATTTTGCATATATCACTTATGAAAGAGTCAAGGGGAAAAATATTTCGTTCGCTTGCTATAGGTCTTCTGATACTTATTATGTTTTTCCCTATTGTTATGTTTGTGCCATGGTTGACCCCTGCATTAGAAGATTTTTCTTATTTAAAGGATTTTGTATTGATTTATGATGTTAAATATAGTTCTTCAGGTGCACCAATCGGGCGAATACCGAGCACAATAACGACTTTTGAAACATTAACAAAAAGTCCTGAGTTATTTCTATTAGGATATGGTCCGGGTAGTATGATGAAAAGTTTTTTTAAGGAATTTGACACCAAAGAACTTGCAACAAGACCAATAGATATTATTTATGGTGTTACTGAATTAGTACTGATCCCTATCGAATATGGCTATTTAGGCTTCTTGATATATTATTTAGTACCATTATTTTTACTGTTCAAAATAAACTTAATATTTTATCAAAATATCGATGATATTTACTGGAAGACAATTTCGTTTAGTTTCTCAAGTATTATAGTTTCATATTTTCTGATAGGTGTAATCTATATGGCAATCCTAAGAAGTGATTTAGCGGCATTTATTCTCTGGTTTTTTGCCGCGTCAATATACAGTGTTGGAAGACAACGAAAAATTTTTTAATAAAATAATTCTCTACCGAGAACTTACATGTGCGGTATTTGCGGAATAGTATCCAATTCTATTGATGTTCAAGTTCTTAAAATGGTCAGGGAATTAAAGCACAGAGGGCCTGATAATCAAAATATCGTTAATTTAGGTAATGTATGGTTTGGACATACACGATTAAAAATTATCGACTTATCAGATAATGCAAACCAACCAATGTTTAATGAAAGTGGTGATATATGTATTGTTTATAATGGCGAGTTCTATAACTTTATGGATTATAGGAATGAATTAATTGAAAAAGGCCATACATTTAAATCAAATACAGACACAGAAGTTATTTTACATTTGTTCGAAGAAGATGGGATAGAGTGTATAAAAAAGATAAGAGGCATGTTTGCTTTTGCTATATGGAACAAAAAAAAAGAAGAATTATTTTTAGTTAGAGATAGAGTTGGTATCAAGCCACTTTATTATTATTATGATGGAAAATTATTTATATTTGCGTCAGAACTTAAAGCAATTCTCAAACATCCAAATGTATCAAAAGAAATAGATTTTGATGCGTTATCTGTATACTTTTCTCTCGGTTATATTCCGCAAAGCATGTCAATTTTTAAAAAAATAAAAAAACTTTTGCCAGGTCATTATTTGCAGTTTAAAAACAACAATATCTCAATAGAACGTTACTGGAGTCTTCCCAATATTAATCAAAAGATTCTTTTAAAAGATGAAAACGATTTGGTTGATCAGTTGTATGTTATGATCAATGAAGCTGTAAAATTGCGACTTATCAGTGATGTCCCTTTGGGAATATTTTTATCTGGGGGCATTGATTCATCTATTGTTGCCACCTTGGCAGCAAAGAATTCCAATGCTCCAATCAAGACTTTTTCTATAGGGTTTGAGGATACCAAATATAACGAACTACCCTATGCAAGAATGGTTGCAAAACATATTGGCTCAGACCATCATGAGTTTATAGTCAGGATTAATGAGACAGAAGTCATAGGCAAGTTAGCTTATTATTATGATGAGCCATTCGCTGATTCATCAGCAATACCTACTTATTATGTTTCAAAAATGGCCAGAGAGCACGTCACAGTTGCTTTTTCAGGTGACGGAGGAGATGAACTCTTTGGCGGCTATAATTGGTATGAATGGATGTTATCACATCAGAAACTGAAAATGGTCCCGTCAACTCTAAAAAAGGCAATAGCTGGAGTGGCAGCAATACCAAAGAAATCATATAAAGGAAAACATTTTCTAACATCATTAAAGTATGATGAATTTGAGACCTTCCGTGAGCGAACAGGGATTTTTAGCCCCTCCGAAATTAAAAAGCTTTTAAATTGCGAGTTAGACGTAACTTTAGATTTCTATGAAGACTATTTTAAGACATCTGGCGAAACTCTTCTTGAGAGGCTTACAAGAACTGATTTCGCATTCTACTTGCCTGATGATATTCTGGTGAAGGTTGACAGGGCGAGCATGGCTGTCGCTCTGGAGGCAAGAGTCCCGATTCTCGATCATAAAGTCTGTGAATTCGCTTTTTCATTATGTGATTCTTTAAAAATCAATGGAAAGACTAAAAAATATCTGTTAAAGAAGTTAGCCAGAAAAATATTACCAGATGATTTCCCGATTGAAAGAAAGCAAGGCTTTTCCATCCCTTTAAGTGAATGGATGAAAGGAAGTTTAGGCGACTTGCTTATAAATGCATTGCGTTCCTTCAAAAATAAGTCGTTTTTAAATGAAGTCTATGTTGAAAAATTACTTCAAGATCATAAATTGGGAAAGAGCAATAACGCTTCTAAATTATGGTCAGTACTAATGTTTAGCCTTTGGTTTAATAATTATTATTAACAATGCATATCTATTGGCTCCTCGCATCGTTTATTGATTCAAAGGCAAGTAAAGCGCCAAGAATTGAGATTCTAAAGGAATTGGAAAAACTTGGTAATAAGGTTTTTCTTGTTACGTCTTTTAAAAAGGAAAAACCTGATTTGCAAGTCAATGTAATTTATTTAAAAATAATTAAAAATCCTTTTTTCGCAAAACTCTCATTTAATATTAAGTCGTTCCTGTATTTCTCAAGCAAACATAATCGAGAAGAAGATACAATTATTATTATTGATCAGAATAGTATTTATGCAGGTGTAGCCTTACAACTCCTCTCAAAAATCATTTTCAAAAAGCGATTAAAAGTTCATTTTGATGTAAGAACTGTGCCAGTAGAAATAAGAGGGTTAAAAGGATATTTAGATAGAGTATTCTTTTGGTATATTGCTTTATTTTTAGCAAAAAGACTATTAACTTCATATTCCTTTATTACCAAAACAATTCAGGATGTTGCGGGTTTTAATAATAAAGATTGTTGTATTTGGTCTTCTGGAGTAAATGCGGAGAAATTTAATCCGGAGCAATACCCTTCGAAGAAAAAAGATATTTTCATCTTGTTTTATCATGGAGTAGTGACGCCAAATAGAGGATTAAGAGAGACTTTGAAAGCTGTTAATTTAATTAAAGACAAGATTCCGAATTTTCTATTTAGAATTGTTGGTGATGGCTCAGATATTAATTATCTTAAGGAGTATGTGATGTGTCATAATCTGACAAAATATGTTGATTTCGCTGGATTTGTTGATTATGAAAAAATTCCATCGTTTATTAGTCAAGCCGATGTATGTATTTGCCCTCTGCCTGATATTCCATGGTGGAGAGTCAGCAGTCCGCTAAAAATTATTGAATACACAGCGATGGGAAAACCGTGCATTTTAACAGAGATAAAACCTCATCAGGATTATATTCCAAAAGGTTTAAATGGTATATATTGGGCAGGAAAAGGTACACCTGAAGAAATTGCTGAGGCTATTATGTCTGCTTACAATGAAAGAAAATCATTTGATAATTATCGGCAGAATTTGAGAGCAGCAGCGCTTAATCATACATGGGAGAAGCAGGCAACTATTCTTTATAAGTATTTATTGAGAAAAGTTGAGCAAGGCACATAAACCTGTAATTTTAATATTGGCTCCTATCGCAGCAAAAGGAGGCATTTCTTCTGTTATCAATTCTATATTGGAGCAAGATATTAATACTAAGTTCGATTTTATTAAAATCAATACAAGTTTGTATAAAGATGGAGGAATTGTCAGAGAATTAATAACATTTTTAAAGGCGATATTAAAATATATTTTTATTTTGATTTTTAAAAGAGTTGATTTAATTCATATTCATACTTCAGCTTCTGTGAGTTTTTACCGAAAAAGCATTTTTGCACTTATAGGGATATTATTTCAAAGAAATATCATCTATCATCTTCATTCCAGCAGATTCTATGATTTTTTTTACAATCCTCCTAATCAATTATTAAAAAGCTATATAAAGCGCATTTTTAAATCTGCCACATGTGTTATATGTCTGTGCGAGAATTGGAAAGATTGTCTTAAAGAAAGATATCATCTTAAAAATATAACAGTAATTCCAAATCCGGTTTGCCAGGTACCATTTGCAAATAAATCATTTTCTATGGATGTTTCGAGGCTTCTTTTTGTAGGTTTTTATATAAATAGTAAGGGAATTATTGATCTTTTGGAAGTTTGTAAGGACCTGCATCTTAAAGGGGTTAATTTTACTCTGGAATTATGCGGTAAGGGAGAAATGAATGAAATTATAAATAGCTATATCATGGAAAATTCACTCGAAAAATGTATTATCAATAATGGATGGGTGGAAGGTCGAGCAAAGGAAAACATATTTAGGAAAGCTGATATATTTGTATTACCATCGTACGCAGAAGGTATGCCGATTTCAATTCTTGAAGCTTTTTCATATGGATTGCCAATAGTGGCAACAAAAATATCATGCGTCCCGGCAATAGTTGAAGATGGAATAAATGGCTTTTTAATAGAACCGGGGAACAGGAAAGAACTTTTGGAGAAAATCAGTGTTTTGA encodes the following:
- a CDS encoding methyltransferase domain-containing protein, translating into MLIRTIFISLNHVLRLIYGGFYYIFFKHPYIGDIWDKKLDINKSDLVLEIGSGWNPSIRSDVLVEKYLFDQSERRYIAYIPKNRPFVVADGCHLPFVNNAFDYVICRHVIEHLEEPEELLKEIKRVSRKGYISAPSGYWESISSGKYHKWFVFTQTDKLILEQKIERADRKYKKNTTKEKVEKEAHYEFNFQRPLEWEIIKRTPIEEFVFAELDQDYEKSLLIASQKRYPILVRLKILFREAVRQLFFKTAKRVNVFDLFACPVCRSKLVNRTNELFCDNCNRQYQVINHIPILLVKTKNIDKSLKCKQ
- a CDS encoding glycosyltransferase, coding for MHIYWLLASFIDSKASKAPRIEILKELEKLGNKVFLVTSFKKEKPDLQVNVIYLKIIKNPFFAKLSFNIKSFLYFSSKHNREEDTIIIIDQNSIYAGVALQLLSKIIFKKRLKVHFDVRTVPVEIRGLKGYLDRVFFWYIALFLAKRLLTSYSFITKTIQDVAGFNNKDCCIWSSGVNAEKFNPEQYPSKKKDIFILFYHGVVTPNRGLRETLKAVNLIKDKIPNFLFRIVGDGSDINYLKEYVMCHNLTKYVDFAGFVDYEKIPSFISQADVCICPLPDIPWWRVSSPLKIIEYTAMGKPCILTEIKPHQDYIPKGLNGIYWAGKGTPEEIAEAIMSAYNERKSFDNYRQNLRAAALNHTWEKQATILYKYLLRKVEQGT
- a CDS encoding glycosyltransferase family 4 protein translates to MSKAHKPVILILAPIAAKGGISSVINSILEQDINTKFDFIKINTSLYKDGGIVRELITFLKAILKYIFILIFKRVDLIHIHTSASVSFYRKSIFALIGILFQRNIIYHLHSSRFYDFFYNPPNQLLKSYIKRIFKSATCVICLCENWKDCLKERYHLKNITVIPNPVCQVPFANKSFSMDVSRLLFVGFYINSKGIIDLLEVCKDLHLKGVNFTLELCGKGEMNEIINSYIMENSLEKCIINNGWVEGRAKENIFRKADIFVLPSYAEGMPISILEAFSYGLPIVATKISCVPAIVEDGINGFLIEPGNRKELLEKISVLINNKYLRESMSKNNLLKVKHYSPEVIAGRWENLYKDLLK
- a CDS encoding glycosyltransferase family 4 protein, coding for MKICIICGYYNYRGNESKSQGGAEYQAFLLARELIHNNNQVSFISIGDRDEILFDDKITVYYLRKRKLFRKFGPYYILDYFKIKKLIISINPDVIYVRGGSANVGIACWIARKQQIKVVFHVSHDRDVEKYHISWNLNKILYNIDDLMRIYGLKRSTIICQTNYQQRRVKQNFNKDSILVRNFHPIPSLPQEIIKENIVCWIGNIKEAKNPLAFIELANQLRDHEYKFVMAGRRPEGGPLEKVFTESIKLANVKYLGEISNDDVNQLLLRSKILCSTSYSEGFPNVFIQAWIHKVPVLSLFVDPDNLLETNKIGFKLGSIEKMAEKIKELMENDHLLQLYANNAHKFAIAHFDIEKNVQRIIRLFQNHLLNKC
- the asnB gene encoding asparagine synthase (glutamine-hydrolyzing) translates to MCGICGIVSNSIDVQVLKMVRELKHRGPDNQNIVNLGNVWFGHTRLKIIDLSDNANQPMFNESGDICIVYNGEFYNFMDYRNELIEKGHTFKSNTDTEVILHLFEEDGIECIKKIRGMFAFAIWNKKKEELFLVRDRVGIKPLYYYYDGKLFIFASELKAILKHPNVSKEIDFDALSVYFSLGYIPQSMSIFKKIKKLLPGHYLQFKNNNISIERYWSLPNINQKILLKDENDLVDQLYVMINEAVKLRLISDVPLGIFLSGGIDSSIVATLAAKNSNAPIKTFSIGFEDTKYNELPYARMVAKHIGSDHHEFIVRINETEVIGKLAYYYDEPFADSSAIPTYYVSKMAREHVTVAFSGDGGDELFGGYNWYEWMLSHQKLKMVPSTLKKAIAGVAAIPKKSYKGKHFLTSLKYDEFETFRERTGIFSPSEIKKLLNCELDVTLDFYEDYFKTSGETLLERLTRTDFAFYLPDDILVKVDRASMAVALEARVPILDHKVCEFAFSLCDSLKINGKTKKYLLKKLARKILPDDFPIERKQGFSIPLSEWMKGSLGDLLINALRSFKNKSFLNEVYVEKLLQDHKLGKSNNASKLWSVLMFSLWFNNYY